A DNA window from Theobroma cacao cultivar B97-61/B2 chromosome 5, Criollo_cocoa_genome_V2, whole genome shotgun sequence contains the following coding sequences:
- the LOC18598791 gene encoding condensin complex subunit 1 isoform X2: MAPHFVFPPNLRALEEQEEDEHQHNRLSVQNPIDLDPLRPAELEEFVKGVSFDLSDKELFCIEEQDVFDRVYTLVRSFSSLTPSCKFILVESLRSNLSVLLPNVDSLVRVSQGQDDNETPMLDRVTSHRNAFKIYTFFLLHIILAEEFNNGSSNNPKVTASSRKKQPVNLWNWELQRGRMLNLIANSLEINLALLFGSADPDENYLSFIVKNSFSMCENTMLLKDSETKDALCRIIGACATKYHYIEQSSASIMHLIHKYDFVVIHMADAVALAEKKYGDGTLAISLIREIGRTNPKAYVKDTAGAENVGRFLVELADRLPKLMSTNIGLLVPHFGGESYKIRNALVGVLGKLVAKAFKDVEGEVSSKSVRLRTKQAMLEILLERCRDVSAYTRSRVLQVWAELCEEHSVSIGLWNEVATVAAGRLEDKSAIVRKSTLNLLIMMLQHNPFGPQLRIASFEATLEQYKKKLNELEPDKLSEGMKDGVPSDNDSCNDEGEVDNANAEEVANHQSDSLTDSLPHMEQEIADKDSSVPDVGNLEQTRALVASLEAGLKFSKCISATMPTLVQLMASSSATDVENTILLLMRCRQFQIDGAEACLRKMLPLVFSQDKSIYEAVENAFVTIYIRKNLVETAKNLLNLAIDSNVGDQAALEFIVGALVSKGDISSGVISALWDLFCFNVNGTTAEQSRGALAILCMAAKSSTEILGSHLQDIIDIGFGRWAKVEPLLARTACIAIQRLSEEDKKKLLLSNGSRIFGILESLITGFGLPDNIWYAAADKAIGAVYMIHPTPENLAADLVKKSLSSVIDGSTVDALHNDINSGTCSVLTTVQVAKLSRYLFVTSHVAMNQLVYVESCVRKIQKQKSNKEKVDAEGTANAETQKDSSINAELGLAASEDAVLDTLAERAEKEIVSSGSSEKNLIGECAPFLSKLCRNFSLMQKYPVLQASAMLALCRFMIIDANYCDANLQLLFTVVENAPSEIVRSNCTIALGDLAVRFPNLLEPWTENMYARLRDPSVSVRKNAVLVLSHLILNDMMKVKGYINEMAVRVEDHDGRISNLAKLFFHELSKKGSNPIYNLLPDILGKLFTQDLQKESFCNIMQFLIGSIKKDKQMESLVEKLCNRFSGVTG; this comes from the exons ATGGCTCCTCACTTTGTTTTCCCCCCAAATTTGCGAGCCCtagaagaacaagaagaagacGAACACCAGCACAATCGTCTCTCCGTTCAAAACCCTATCGACCTCGATCCACTTCGTCCTGCAGAACTCGAAGAGTTTGTCAAAG GGGTATCCTTTGATCTGTCTGATAAAGAGCTCTTCTGTATCGAAGAGCAGGATGTGTTTGATCGCGTATACACTTTGGTCCGAAGTTTTTCCAGCCTCACCCCATCTTGCAAGTTCATTCTTGTAGAAAGTCTTCGGTCCAATCTCAGTGTTCTCCTCCCAAATGTTGACTCACTCGTGCGTGTTTCTCAAGGTCAGGATGATAATGAAACTCCGATGCTTGATCGTGTCACTTCACATCGTAatgcttttaaaatttatacattttttcTCCTCCACATTATTTTGGCCGAGGAGTTCAACAATGGTTCTAGTAACAATCCTAAG GTGACAGCAAGTAGCCGTAAGAAGCAACCAGTAAACTTGTGGAATTGGGAGTTACAGAGAGGCCGGATGCTTAACCTGATTGCTAACTCACTAGAGATCAACCTCGCGTTGCTCTTTGGATCAGCTGACCCAGATGAAAATTATCTATCTTTTATTGTAAA AAATAGTTTTTCTATGTGTGAGAATACCATGCTTTTAAAAGACTCAGAAACAAAGGATGCTCTATGTCGTATCATTGGGGCTTGTGCCACAAAGTACCACTACATAGAGCAGTCATCTGCTTCAATCATGCACCTAATTCACAAATATGACTTTGTTGTTATCCACATGGCTGATGCTGTTGCTTTGGCTGAGAAGAAGTATGGTGATGGAACACTTGCAATTTCTCTTATCAGAGAGATAGGGAGGACTAATCCCAAAGCCTACGTGAAGGATACAGCAGGGGCTGAAAATGTTGGGCGCTTCTTGGTGGAGCTTGCTGATCGACTGCCGAAGTTAATGTCTACTAACATTGGACTTTTGGTCCCACACTTTGGTGGAGAATCTTATAAGATAAGGAATGCCCTTGTAGGTGTTTTGGGTAAATTAGTTGCAAAAGCATTTAAGGATGTTGAAGGTGAAGTGAGTTCTAAATCTGTTCGTCTTCGGACCAAGCAAGCCATGTTAGAAATTTTGCTCGAGCGTTGTAGAGATGTTTCGGCTTATACAAGGAGTCGAGTTCTTCAAGTTTGGGCTGAACTATGTGAGGAGCATTCTGTTTCAATTGGTTTATGGAATGAGGTTGCAACTGTTGCTGCTGGGAGATTGGAAGACAAGAGTGCCATTGTTAGAAAATCTACATTAAATTTACTAATCATGATGTTACAGCATAATCCATTTGGTCCACAGCTCCGAATAGCTTCATTTGAAGCAACTTTAGAGCAGTATAAGAAGAAGCTAAATGAGCTTGAACCAGATAAGTTGTCTGAAGGCATGAAGGATGGTGTCCCCTCTGATAATGACTCTTGTAATGATGAGGGTGAGGTTGATAATGCAAATGCTGAAGAGGTGGCCAACCACCAGTCTGACAGTTTAACTGATAGTTTACCCCATATGGAACAGGAGATTGCTGATAAGGATAGTTCTGTGCCTGATGTTGGGAACTTGGAGCAGACTAGGGCCTTGGTTGCCTCCCTTGAGGCTGGTTTGAAGTTTTCTAAGTGTATATCTGCCACAATGCCAACACTCGTTCAATTGATGGCTTCATCTTCTGCTACAGATGTTGAGAACACAATTCTCCTGCTGATGAGATGTAGACAATTCCAAATTGATGGTGCAGAAGCCTGTCTCCGTAAGATGTTGCCACTG GTATTTTCTCAAGACAAATCCATATATGAAGCTGTAGAGAATGCTTTTGTAACAATTTATATTAGGAAAAACCTGGTAGAGACTGctaaaaatcttttgaatCTAGCCATAGATTCAAATGTAGGAGATCAAGCAGCCCTTGAGTTCATTGTTGGTGCCTTGGTGTCTAAAGGTGATATATCCAGTGGTGTG ATATCAGCACTATGggatttattttgctttaatgTTAATGGCACCACTGCTGAGCAAAGTCGTGGGGCTTTAGCTATCCTCTGCATGGCAGCAAAATCATCCACAGAAATTCTTGGCTCTCACTTACAGGACATAATTGACATTGGGTTTGGGCGTTGGGCTAAAGTGGAACCTTTGCTAGCGAGGACAGCATGCATTGCAATCCAGAGATTGTCTGAAGAGGACAAAAAAAAGCTGTTACTTAGTAATGGCAGCCGCATTTTTGGTATTCTGGAAAGCTTAATTACAGGCTTTGGGCTTCCTGATAACATATGGTATGCTGCTGCTGATAAAGCAATAGGTGCAGTATATATGATTCATCCAACTCCAGAAAACTTAGCTGCTGATCTTGTGAAAAAATCTCTTAGTTCGGTTATTGATGGTAGCACAGTAGATGCATTACACAATGACATCAACAGTGGTACCTGCAGTGTACTTACCACTGTTCAAGTAGCAAAACTTAGCAGATACTTATTTGTCACAAGTCATGTTGCCATGAACCAACTGGTATATGTTGAATCTTGTGTTCGGAAGATCCAGAAACAGAAaagtaataaagaaaaagtggaTGCTGAAGGTACAGCAAATGCCGAAACACAAAAG GATAGTAGTATCAATGCTGAACTAGGTCTTGCTGCTTCTGAAGATGCAGTACTAGACACACTTGCTGAAAGAGCagagaaagaaattgtttCTAGTGGTTCCAGTGAAAAGAATTTGATTGGAGAGTGTGCACCTTTCCTCTCTAAGCTCTGCAGAAATTTTTCTTTGATGCAGAAG TATCCAGTACTACAGGCCTCTGCAATGCTTGCCTTGTGTCGATTTATGATTATAGATGCCAATTATTG TGATGCAAATCTCCAGCTTCTCTTCACTGTTGTGGAGAATGCACCATCAGAAATTGTTCGTTCCAATTGCACAATTGCTCTTGGAGATTTGGCAGTTCGCTTTCCTAATCTGTTAGAACCGTGGACAGAAAACATGTATGCTCGGTTAAGGGATCCTTCAGTTTCTGTTAGGAAGAATGCTGTTCTGGTTCTTTCACATCTCATTTTAAATGACATGATGAAG GTAAAAGGCTACATAAATGAGATGGCTGTACGTGTAGAAGACCATGATGGGAGGATCTCTAATCTGGCTAAACTCTTTTTCCATGAATTGTCAAAGAAAG GAAGCAATCCAATATATAATTTACTCCCAGATATACTTGGCAAATTATTCACCCAAGATCTGCAGAAAGAGTCTTTCTGCAACATCATGCAGTTCTTAATTGGTTCCATCAAGAAG GACAAACAAATGGAATCGCTTGTAGAAAAGCTCTGCAATAGGTTCAGTGGAGTCACAG GGTAA
- the LOC18598791 gene encoding condensin complex subunit 1 isoform X1, translated as MAPHFVFPPNLRALEEQEEDEHQHNRLSVQNPIDLDPLRPAELEEFVKGVSFDLSDKELFCIEEQDVFDRVYTLVRSFSSLTPSCKFILVESLRSNLSVLLPNVDSLVRVSQGQDDNETPMLDRVTSHRNAFKIYTFFLLHIILAEEFNNGSSNNPKVTASSRKKQPVNLWNWELQRGRMLNLIANSLEINLALLFGSADPDENYLSFIVKNSFSMCENTMLLKDSETKDALCRIIGACATKYHYIEQSSASIMHLIHKYDFVVIHMADAVALAEKKYGDGTLAISLIREIGRTNPKAYVKDTAGAENVGRFLVELADRLPKLMSTNIGLLVPHFGGESYKIRNALVGVLGKLVAKAFKDVEGEVSSKSVRLRTKQAMLEILLERCRDVSAYTRSRVLQVWAELCEEHSVSIGLWNEVATVAAGRLEDKSAIVRKSTLNLLIMMLQHNPFGPQLRIASFEATLEQYKKKLNELEPDKLSEGMKDGVPSDNDSCNDEGEVDNANAEEVANHQSDSLTDSLPHMEQEIADKDSSVPDVGNLEQTRALVASLEAGLKFSKCISATMPTLVQLMASSSATDVENTILLLMRCRQFQIDGAEACLRKMLPLVFSQDKSIYEAVENAFVTIYIRKNLVETAKNLLNLAIDSNVGDQAALEFIVGALVSKGDISSGVISALWDLFCFNVNGTTAEQSRGALAILCMAAKSSTEILGSHLQDIIDIGFGRWAKVEPLLARTACIAIQRLSEEDKKKLLLSNGSRIFGILESLITGFGLPDNIWYAAADKAIGAVYMIHPTPENLAADLVKKSLSSVIDGSTVDALHNDINSGTCSVLTTVQVAKLSRYLFVTSHVAMNQLVYVESCVRKIQKQKSNKEKVDAEGTANAETQKDSSINAELGLAASEDAVLDTLAERAEKEIVSSGSSEKNLIGECAPFLSKLCRNFSLMQKYPVLQASAMLALCRFMIIDANYCDANLQLLFTVVENAPSEIVRSNCTIALGDLAVRFPNLLEPWTENMYARLRDPSVSVRKNAVLVLSHLILNDMMKVKGYINEMAVRVEDHDGRISNLAKLFFHELSKKGSNPIYNLLPDILGKLFTQDLQKESFCNIMQFLIGSIKKDKQMESLVEKLCNRFSGVTDARQWEHISYCLSQLSFTEKGMKKLIELFKTYEHALSKDSVMDHFRNIINKGKKFAKPELKVCIEEFEEKLNKFHMEKKEQEVTARNAEIHRQKVGNIEGFPMARNDGEESAEGVQDGEVINASIEGETESLHDESASKIIESEESSGASSEVTEQEEGETEIQSLRVNRKGISQSQDKEGHVKDLKGVSATTRRSTGSRSNKR; from the exons ATGGCTCCTCACTTTGTTTTCCCCCCAAATTTGCGAGCCCtagaagaacaagaagaagacGAACACCAGCACAATCGTCTCTCCGTTCAAAACCCTATCGACCTCGATCCACTTCGTCCTGCAGAACTCGAAGAGTTTGTCAAAG GGGTATCCTTTGATCTGTCTGATAAAGAGCTCTTCTGTATCGAAGAGCAGGATGTGTTTGATCGCGTATACACTTTGGTCCGAAGTTTTTCCAGCCTCACCCCATCTTGCAAGTTCATTCTTGTAGAAAGTCTTCGGTCCAATCTCAGTGTTCTCCTCCCAAATGTTGACTCACTCGTGCGTGTTTCTCAAGGTCAGGATGATAATGAAACTCCGATGCTTGATCGTGTCACTTCACATCGTAatgcttttaaaatttatacattttttcTCCTCCACATTATTTTGGCCGAGGAGTTCAACAATGGTTCTAGTAACAATCCTAAG GTGACAGCAAGTAGCCGTAAGAAGCAACCAGTAAACTTGTGGAATTGGGAGTTACAGAGAGGCCGGATGCTTAACCTGATTGCTAACTCACTAGAGATCAACCTCGCGTTGCTCTTTGGATCAGCTGACCCAGATGAAAATTATCTATCTTTTATTGTAAA AAATAGTTTTTCTATGTGTGAGAATACCATGCTTTTAAAAGACTCAGAAACAAAGGATGCTCTATGTCGTATCATTGGGGCTTGTGCCACAAAGTACCACTACATAGAGCAGTCATCTGCTTCAATCATGCACCTAATTCACAAATATGACTTTGTTGTTATCCACATGGCTGATGCTGTTGCTTTGGCTGAGAAGAAGTATGGTGATGGAACACTTGCAATTTCTCTTATCAGAGAGATAGGGAGGACTAATCCCAAAGCCTACGTGAAGGATACAGCAGGGGCTGAAAATGTTGGGCGCTTCTTGGTGGAGCTTGCTGATCGACTGCCGAAGTTAATGTCTACTAACATTGGACTTTTGGTCCCACACTTTGGTGGAGAATCTTATAAGATAAGGAATGCCCTTGTAGGTGTTTTGGGTAAATTAGTTGCAAAAGCATTTAAGGATGTTGAAGGTGAAGTGAGTTCTAAATCTGTTCGTCTTCGGACCAAGCAAGCCATGTTAGAAATTTTGCTCGAGCGTTGTAGAGATGTTTCGGCTTATACAAGGAGTCGAGTTCTTCAAGTTTGGGCTGAACTATGTGAGGAGCATTCTGTTTCAATTGGTTTATGGAATGAGGTTGCAACTGTTGCTGCTGGGAGATTGGAAGACAAGAGTGCCATTGTTAGAAAATCTACATTAAATTTACTAATCATGATGTTACAGCATAATCCATTTGGTCCACAGCTCCGAATAGCTTCATTTGAAGCAACTTTAGAGCAGTATAAGAAGAAGCTAAATGAGCTTGAACCAGATAAGTTGTCTGAAGGCATGAAGGATGGTGTCCCCTCTGATAATGACTCTTGTAATGATGAGGGTGAGGTTGATAATGCAAATGCTGAAGAGGTGGCCAACCACCAGTCTGACAGTTTAACTGATAGTTTACCCCATATGGAACAGGAGATTGCTGATAAGGATAGTTCTGTGCCTGATGTTGGGAACTTGGAGCAGACTAGGGCCTTGGTTGCCTCCCTTGAGGCTGGTTTGAAGTTTTCTAAGTGTATATCTGCCACAATGCCAACACTCGTTCAATTGATGGCTTCATCTTCTGCTACAGATGTTGAGAACACAATTCTCCTGCTGATGAGATGTAGACAATTCCAAATTGATGGTGCAGAAGCCTGTCTCCGTAAGATGTTGCCACTG GTATTTTCTCAAGACAAATCCATATATGAAGCTGTAGAGAATGCTTTTGTAACAATTTATATTAGGAAAAACCTGGTAGAGACTGctaaaaatcttttgaatCTAGCCATAGATTCAAATGTAGGAGATCAAGCAGCCCTTGAGTTCATTGTTGGTGCCTTGGTGTCTAAAGGTGATATATCCAGTGGTGTG ATATCAGCACTATGggatttattttgctttaatgTTAATGGCACCACTGCTGAGCAAAGTCGTGGGGCTTTAGCTATCCTCTGCATGGCAGCAAAATCATCCACAGAAATTCTTGGCTCTCACTTACAGGACATAATTGACATTGGGTTTGGGCGTTGGGCTAAAGTGGAACCTTTGCTAGCGAGGACAGCATGCATTGCAATCCAGAGATTGTCTGAAGAGGACAAAAAAAAGCTGTTACTTAGTAATGGCAGCCGCATTTTTGGTATTCTGGAAAGCTTAATTACAGGCTTTGGGCTTCCTGATAACATATGGTATGCTGCTGCTGATAAAGCAATAGGTGCAGTATATATGATTCATCCAACTCCAGAAAACTTAGCTGCTGATCTTGTGAAAAAATCTCTTAGTTCGGTTATTGATGGTAGCACAGTAGATGCATTACACAATGACATCAACAGTGGTACCTGCAGTGTACTTACCACTGTTCAAGTAGCAAAACTTAGCAGATACTTATTTGTCACAAGTCATGTTGCCATGAACCAACTGGTATATGTTGAATCTTGTGTTCGGAAGATCCAGAAACAGAAaagtaataaagaaaaagtggaTGCTGAAGGTACAGCAAATGCCGAAACACAAAAG GATAGTAGTATCAATGCTGAACTAGGTCTTGCTGCTTCTGAAGATGCAGTACTAGACACACTTGCTGAAAGAGCagagaaagaaattgtttCTAGTGGTTCCAGTGAAAAGAATTTGATTGGAGAGTGTGCACCTTTCCTCTCTAAGCTCTGCAGAAATTTTTCTTTGATGCAGAAG TATCCAGTACTACAGGCCTCTGCAATGCTTGCCTTGTGTCGATTTATGATTATAGATGCCAATTATTG TGATGCAAATCTCCAGCTTCTCTTCACTGTTGTGGAGAATGCACCATCAGAAATTGTTCGTTCCAATTGCACAATTGCTCTTGGAGATTTGGCAGTTCGCTTTCCTAATCTGTTAGAACCGTGGACAGAAAACATGTATGCTCGGTTAAGGGATCCTTCAGTTTCTGTTAGGAAGAATGCTGTTCTGGTTCTTTCACATCTCATTTTAAATGACATGATGAAG GTAAAAGGCTACATAAATGAGATGGCTGTACGTGTAGAAGACCATGATGGGAGGATCTCTAATCTGGCTAAACTCTTTTTCCATGAATTGTCAAAGAAAG GAAGCAATCCAATATATAATTTACTCCCAGATATACTTGGCAAATTATTCACCCAAGATCTGCAGAAAGAGTCTTTCTGCAACATCATGCAGTTCTTAATTGGTTCCATCAAGAAG GACAAACAAATGGAATCGCTTGTAGAAAAGCTCTGCAATAGGTTCAGTGGAGTCACAG ATGCTAGACAATGGGAGCATATTTCTTATTGTCTTTCTCAGTTGTCGTTCACTGAAAAGGGAATGAAAAAGCTCATAGAGTTATTTAAGACTTATGAACATGCTCTATCTAAGGATTCTGTGATGGATCACTTTAGAAACATAATTAACAAG GGTAAGAAATTTGCAAAACCAGAACTCAAAGTATGCATTGAGGAGTTTGAGGAGAAACTTAATAAGTTCCACATGGAAAAGAAGGAGCAAGAGGTGACTGCAAGAAATGCAGAAATACATCGACAGAAGGTTGGCAACATAGAAGGTTTTCCTATGGCCAGAAATGATGGGGAAGAAAGTGCAGAAG